A segment of the Triticum urartu cultivar G1812 chromosome 1, Tu2.1, whole genome shotgun sequence genome:
ACTATCTCCTCCAAGGTACTCTCCCCTCCATGACCACAATCAATGGTGACCGACAGCGCTGTTGGAGAACATGCACTGCGCACAAAGAGCGACGGCGACCGGTATGGACGGGTTTGTGGCAACTCTTCGATGTTCTCACGTTGCTTGTCCAGCCCAGTGTTTTCATAGTACTTGACGATGTACTCGGGGTGGAGTGCAAGGTCTTTACGTGGGAGCAGATCGAGAATCACTACCATTGAACTTGGGCTGCCTTGTATGAACTCCATGAGGAAATGTGGTGCATCCGACAAGGCGTTTAGGGAAATAAGAACCGATGTAATATCGATTGCACCGTTCGGGACTTTGCAGTGAAGTGACGAGTACAACATGAAATCAATCTGTAGACAGAAATTAAGACCATTGAAAACGTACGCATTTGTCGTTTTTCTTGATACAGTCATATGATCACGAGGAGGAGCAAATAGAAGAAATTAGGCAAGTTTATTAGTGCGCCAGTTTTCATGATTCCACTGCCAATATTGTTGGGTTTGTTGTTCTCACGGAGCTACTAATTCCTATTAATTTCAGTTGAGCCATGGTGATGCTTGtgtgtttatgtgtgtgtgtgtgtgtgtgagagagagagagagagagagagatgcacAAAAGTAGTAGTATATCACGTAGGTACTGAATCGAGAGAGGAAATACCGATGAGGCAGGCACGCCTCGACGCACGTCCAGCATACCGACGGCGGTTCCGGTGCTGTTCCGGAACTCGAGTACGTCTGCAGGAACAGCCGAGGGCAGCAACCGCGCCTCGGCTTCAGCCACCAGCTCTCGCGCTACCTTTCGGTGCGCCAGGGAGGGCATGCATGCGCACATGGTGCTTGATGTTCTGGCTCGGAGAAGAGGAGACGCGCCATGGTGGAGACCGGAGATAGTTGAAAGGGTTGGCGCAGCCATGGAGACAGAGGTCACTGGCCGGAGCATGGCCCCTCTTCTGTAAACGGGAACTGATTCGTGCTGTCCGGCCGGGATCGTTCCCGTTTACAGAAGAGGGGCTTCGAGTTGGTAGTTACCCTTTAAAGGTTGGACGAGTCTACGTAGCGGCCGGCTGCTCGCTGGCATGCGCGAGCGGCCGGCCTAAAATAGAAATTTTTTATCCGCTAGCGTCTACTCTGCATAAATATGCATGTGTGTAATTTTTGTCCGCTAGCGCATGTATTTTTTAGCATTTAATATATTCACATCGGTCACAATCAGTTGAAAAAAACAGATCACATATGCATTTGTTTCGGTTTTCAAATTTTCAAAAAGCTATATCTTCCAAACCGCGCGTCGGAATTAAGATCCGTGTTCACCGCTGGAATCCTCGCAACGTGCTCTTCAAAACTATATCCCGCATGGGGATGTTTCGACGAACTAATcttcctgccaactaaacatcaatgtgtgtgcaactagactagattgccgcgccaactgagcatatgtgtgtgccaaaaaagtcctgccaactaaacatcaatgtgtgtgcaactagactagaTTGCCGCACCAACTGAGCATATGTGTGTGTGCCAAAAagtcctgccaactaaacatcaatgtgtgtgcaactagactagaTTGCCACGCCAACTGAGcatatgtgtgtgcaactagtgtcctgccaactaaacatcagTGTGTGTGTAACTAGACTAAATTACAAGCCAACTAAGCATATGCGTGTGCAATTAGTcttcctgccaactaaacatcaatgtatgtgcaactagactacattacaagccaactaaatatcaatgtatgtgcaactagactacattacaagccaactaaacatcaatgtgtgtgcgacTAGACTACATTACAAGAGGAGGTTGCACATCGACTTTCGTCGAGGCAATAGACTAGTCGCACATCAAAGTTGTCGTGGTTGCTAGGTTGTAACCTCATACGAAGGCGCAGCTCCAAACAttagttttggaaaaaaaattgcACGATGTAGTAATAAAGTTGCACAATGCAGTAATAGAGTTGCACTATATAGTTCCAAAGTTGGCATCGAAAAAAATTCGTCAAAATATACCCATGCGGGATCTAGTTTCAAAGATCTCGTCGCGAGGATTTCAATGGTGAAAACGGATTTGAATTTCGACGCGCGGTTTGAAAGATATAGctttttgaatttttaaaaacCTGAAATAAATGCAGATGGATCTGTCTTTCTTAAACTAAAGGAGCAGTGTGAACGTATTTAATGCCACGCCTACATGCACTAGCAGACAAATAAATTACCACATGCATGCGCTGTGAGAGCCGGCCGCTCGGTTCGATTAAAAAGTGCGCGGCCACTTTTTAGATTTCAGGTTAAAGGTTTGATATACATGCATGAACTTCTTTTTTACGACCACTGTTGCCGTAACT
Coding sequences within it:
- the LOC125542622 gene encoding red chlorophyll catabolite reductase-like — protein: MLRPVTSVSMAAPTLSTISGLHHGASPLLRARTSSTMCACMPSLAHRKVARELVAEAEARLLPSAVPADVLEFRNSTGTAVGMLDVRRGVPASSIDFMLYSSLHCKVPNGAIDITSVLISLNALSDAPHFLMEFIQGSPSSMVVILDLLPRKDLALHPEYIVKYYENTGLDKQRENIEELPQTRPYRSPSLFVRSACSPTALSVTIDCGHGGESTLEEIVSSHLASAVKEVLQIWLHSCAGQTSEMEDAEREIMVRRDQAVRLKSIEVDLTANLPKMFGPDVSSHVIAEIRKAFGA